In Microbulbifer salipaludis, a genomic segment contains:
- a CDS encoding TolC family protein has protein sequence MSLSLCLDTSISWAQESPVYRGLTFEQAVMQSLQSHLELAGYSYQLESANAQAAQAAVGPRPELRLQVEDVAGTGDFNGVESAQTTLGITWLFQSNVIDKRVEAARIQTSVIETQRQVLELDVAANTARYFLQAMAQQERMVLAMDAVEQAQEALVDIRRQVSVGKVPQADASRAEAELERRRLAVEDIGHELQVSRHRLAAQWGERTPGFGAVDGSLSAPVPAIDIARLRSEVSGNPNLAVFLSRERVAEAEIALARAEAGIQWKIDAGIRRLESVDDYSLVAGVSIPLGRRDRNKNKVAALMAEQNRYRAERDAKALEMETQVYVMAQELLHSRHVAEALEVKIIPSLQRALTDTRSAYRQGKYSYYELAAAQQDLIEARLSYLETQYRAHLNLIEIEKLTGLSLAAISENVK, from the coding sequence TTGTCCCTGTCTCTTTGCCTGGACACCTCCATCAGCTGGGCTCAGGAAAGCCCGGTATACCGCGGCCTTACATTCGAGCAGGCGGTGATGCAGAGCTTGCAGAGCCATCTCGAACTGGCTGGTTACAGCTACCAACTGGAATCCGCGAATGCGCAGGCAGCGCAAGCCGCGGTCGGACCGCGGCCGGAGCTGCGCCTGCAGGTAGAAGACGTGGCCGGTACCGGAGATTTCAACGGGGTCGAGAGCGCGCAGACCACGTTGGGTATCACTTGGCTGTTCCAGAGTAATGTGATCGACAAGCGGGTGGAGGCGGCCCGCATTCAGACTTCGGTAATCGAGACGCAGCGGCAGGTACTGGAGCTGGACGTTGCAGCGAATACCGCGCGCTATTTTCTCCAGGCGATGGCACAGCAGGAGCGAATGGTGCTGGCCATGGATGCCGTAGAGCAGGCACAGGAGGCCCTGGTTGATATCAGGCGCCAGGTCAGCGTTGGTAAAGTGCCGCAGGCCGACGCTTCCAGGGCAGAAGCGGAACTCGAACGCCGGCGATTGGCGGTGGAGGATATTGGGCACGAACTGCAAGTCTCACGTCACCGGTTGGCCGCGCAATGGGGGGAAAGAACGCCCGGGTTTGGCGCGGTAGACGGCTCACTTTCTGCGCCGGTACCAGCCATCGATATTGCCCGGCTGCGCTCCGAAGTTTCCGGTAATCCGAACTTGGCGGTATTCCTTAGCCGAGAGCGGGTGGCAGAGGCGGAAATCGCCTTGGCCCGTGCCGAGGCGGGTATCCAGTGGAAAATTGATGCTGGTATCCGGCGCCTTGAATCTGTCGATGACTACAGCCTCGTCGCCGGCGTTTCCATCCCACTTGGTCGACGCGATCGCAACAAGAACAAAGTAGCCGCACTGATGGCAGAGCAGAACCGTTACCGCGCAGAAAGAGATGCGAAAGCGCTCGAAATGGAAACCCAAGTGTATGTGATGGCGCAAGAGCTACTTCACAGTCGGCACGTTGCAGAAGCGCTCGAGGTGAAGATCATTCCCAGCCTGCAACGTGCGCTCACGGATACCCGTAGTGCATACCGCCAGGGTAAGTACAGCTATTACGAACTGGCAGCGGCTCAGCAAGACCTGATAGAGGCGCGTCTTTCCTATCTGGAAACCCAGTACCGTGCCCACCTGAACCTGATTGAAATTGAGAAGCTCACCGGCCTGTCCCTGGCGGCGATAAGCGAGAACGTGAAATGA
- a CDS encoding DUF6488 family protein: MKKLFCIVSILASLLFSMQLFAHGTHSHDKTTVSMMEAEGLASKEIDRLIKEGKVDNVFAGKPVNASMSRVNNQRQWVVTTKADTADGEQELQVFLSTEGYFLSFGVVEH; encoded by the coding sequence ATGAAAAAACTCTTTTGCATTGTTAGCATTTTGGCTTCCCTACTTTTTTCCATGCAGCTTTTCGCCCATGGCACACATAGTCACGACAAGACGACCGTGTCCATGATGGAAGCGGAAGGGTTGGCCAGTAAGGAAATTGATCGTCTGATCAAAGAAGGGAAGGTTGACAATGTCTTCGCTGGTAAACCCGTCAATGCATCAATGTCGCGGGTTAACAACCAGCGTCAATGGGTCGTGACTACGAAAGCTGACACCGCTGATGGTGAGCAGGAGTTACAGGTGTTCCTTAGCACAGAAGGTTACTTCCTTTCTTTCGGTGTTGTAGAACACTAA
- a CDS encoding heavy metal translocating P-type ATPase: protein MIESKKVFTLHGASCASCVNKIETALNQVPGVIQARVNLAEKIASVNGRVDADACVLAIEQAGYGAELATVSDRELREQQREADQKHYRDLLWRAGLALALGLPLMAWGLITGEMSVHAPAQQIAWGLVGLATLAVLIYCGGHFFTGAWKAFRHHNASMDTLIALGTGTAWLFSMLVVVAPQLLPEMARHVYFEASAMIIGLINLGQALEVRARGRTSAAVEKLLQLQDVSARVLHNGEEVDVPVGEVQLGDRLRVRPGEKIPVDGTVLEGSSLVDESMLTGEPVPVKKAQGDFLSAGTLNKNGSLLFTAEKVGSETRLAQIIEMVKNAQNSRVPIARLADRISAVFVPVVMVIAVLAALVWFNWGPEPKVAHMLVVATSVLIIACPCALGLATPMSVMVGVGKGAEHGVLVRNGKALQQASKLTTLVVDKTGTLTEGAPKVTDLETEGDKDELLRLVASLEQASEHPLAEAIVDAAQERGIRLSTVQHFEAIIAHGVRGEVDGHKLLLGNRKLMLRENVDVDHWQAAVEALAGKGRTAMYAAIDGKAAGLIAVADPLRSDARSAIQRLKNLGLEIQMLTGDNGATAEAVATQLGIDCVHAELLPEDKENIVADLQAKGGHVGMAGDGINDAPALARAEVGFAIGAGTDVAIETADVTLMRSSLHGVADAIELSRATLRNIKQNLFGAFIYNILGIPIAAGLLYPITGSLLSPVIAGAAMALSSVTVVSNANRLRLFKPSEINA, encoded by the coding sequence ATGATTGAGAGCAAAAAGGTGTTTACCCTGCACGGCGCCTCATGTGCCAGCTGCGTGAACAAGATTGAAACGGCGTTGAACCAAGTGCCAGGTGTGATACAGGCGAGGGTCAACCTGGCCGAGAAAATTGCCTCAGTAAATGGCCGCGTTGATGCGGATGCCTGCGTGTTGGCGATCGAGCAAGCCGGCTACGGCGCTGAGCTGGCGACTGTCAGTGATCGTGAGCTGCGCGAGCAGCAACGCGAGGCGGACCAAAAACATTACCGAGACTTACTGTGGCGCGCTGGGTTGGCTCTGGCTTTAGGGCTGCCACTGATGGCATGGGGGCTGATCACTGGCGAGATGTCAGTGCATGCGCCGGCGCAACAGATTGCCTGGGGACTTGTGGGGCTTGCCACTCTTGCGGTGCTCATATATTGCGGCGGTCACTTCTTCACCGGTGCCTGGAAGGCTTTTCGCCACCACAATGCAAGCATGGACACGTTGATCGCACTGGGCACCGGCACAGCCTGGCTGTTTTCCATGCTGGTGGTAGTGGCGCCGCAGCTGCTGCCGGAGATGGCACGCCACGTGTATTTCGAAGCCAGTGCCATGATCATCGGACTGATCAACCTGGGTCAGGCACTGGAGGTGCGAGCCCGAGGCCGCACCAGCGCGGCAGTTGAAAAACTACTGCAACTTCAAGACGTCAGTGCGCGAGTGCTACATAACGGTGAAGAGGTGGATGTGCCGGTGGGTGAGGTACAGCTGGGCGACCGGTTGCGGGTGCGCCCTGGGGAGAAGATTCCGGTGGACGGCACAGTGCTTGAGGGCAGCAGCCTGGTGGACGAGTCCATGCTCACTGGTGAACCGGTACCGGTGAAGAAGGCACAGGGCGATTTCCTCTCCGCCGGCACCCTAAACAAGAATGGCAGCCTGCTGTTCACTGCGGAAAAAGTCGGCTCCGAGACCCGACTGGCACAGATCATTGAGATGGTGAAGAACGCGCAGAACTCACGCGTCCCGATAGCCCGGCTGGCGGACAGGATTTCCGCGGTCTTCGTGCCGGTAGTGATGGTGATCGCCGTGCTGGCGGCACTGGTCTGGTTTAACTGGGGGCCGGAGCCCAAGGTCGCGCATATGCTTGTGGTGGCCACCTCAGTGTTGATTATCGCTTGCCCTTGCGCACTGGGGTTGGCCACACCCATGTCGGTAATGGTCGGCGTTGGTAAGGGTGCAGAACACGGCGTGCTGGTACGTAACGGGAAGGCTCTGCAGCAGGCGAGTAAACTGACCACGCTGGTGGTAGACAAGACCGGCACACTGACCGAGGGCGCCCCCAAAGTTACCGACCTCGAAACCGAAGGCGACAAAGACGAGTTGCTGCGCCTCGTGGCTAGTCTGGAGCAGGCCTCGGAACACCCGCTAGCGGAGGCCATAGTGGATGCGGCGCAAGAGCGGGGTATACGCCTGAGCACGGTGCAGCACTTTGAGGCCATTATTGCACACGGCGTGCGCGGAGAGGTGGATGGTCACAAGCTGCTGCTCGGTAACCGCAAACTGATGCTGCGCGAAAATGTTGATGTCGACCATTGGCAGGCGGCCGTCGAAGCACTGGCTGGCAAGGGACGCACCGCCATGTATGCGGCGATCGACGGCAAAGCTGCCGGCCTGATCGCGGTGGCGGATCCGCTGCGCTCAGACGCAAGATCCGCCATTCAGCGCTTGAAAAACCTCGGCCTTGAAATCCAGATGCTCACCGGTGATAACGGAGCCACAGCAGAAGCGGTGGCGACGCAGTTGGGCATAGACTGCGTGCATGCGGAACTGCTGCCAGAGGACAAAGAGAACATTGTCGCCGATCTGCAGGCGAAGGGCGGGCACGTAGGTATGGCCGGTGATGGCATCAACGATGCTCCGGCGCTGGCGCGTGCGGAAGTCGGCTTTGCGATTGGTGCGGGCACCGACGTAGCCATCGAGACCGCCGACGTTACACTGATGCGTTCATCGCTGCACGGCGTGGCTGACGCGATCGAGCTTTCGCGAGCGACGTTACGCAACATTAAACAGAACCTGTTTGGTGCCTTTATCTATAACATCCTAGGTATTCCTATCGCCGCTGGACTTTTGTATCCGATCACTGGAAGCCTGCTGAGCCCGGTAATCGCTGGTGCGGCCATGGCGCTCTCGTCAGTGACCGTGGTCAGCAATGCCAACCGGCTGCGCCTATTCAAACCTTCGGAGATAAACGCATGA
- a CDS encoding M56 family metallopeptidase, translated as MILGQAALWLNLLTIAALCLFVGVLAVSAVCLVVSRFPSFSMRLSTGARRPLLWSAVVLPWLAAGSAATLLVFPDALGERTASLAHWHHIYAFNIYSWHGLSALGFLALTGVMLARSCVRAYRHLAQLQLLLQVCEHETDDTSIIHSPRAQAFTSGLLRPQVFFTSGLRDGVSDDEFAVVRMHEEAHVRRLDPLQKLLFALLAGFFPGSQRNYLNRQMMLCMEQCADEQVCRSGWSETFVAQTLVKVTRLSNGMPAAKASSALCCHFAADQLNARIHYLLADDKGRSFSPLLVGILFIFLSGCCLFSVDALHHAIETLFSH; from the coding sequence GTGATTCTTGGGCAAGCAGCCCTGTGGCTGAACCTGCTCACCATTGCGGCACTCTGCCTTTTTGTGGGAGTTCTCGCGGTCTCTGCCGTGTGCTTGGTGGTCAGCCGATTCCCATCATTTTCCATGCGCCTTTCTACCGGTGCACGGCGACCGTTGTTGTGGAGCGCCGTAGTGCTGCCCTGGTTGGCGGCGGGCTCTGCAGCGACACTGCTGGTATTCCCTGACGCTCTTGGTGAGCGGACTGCGAGCCTGGCTCACTGGCACCATATCTACGCGTTCAATATCTATAGCTGGCACGGCTTATCAGCACTCGGATTCCTGGCTTTGACCGGTGTCATGTTGGCTCGGAGCTGTGTCCGCGCGTATAGGCACCTGGCCCAACTCCAGTTGTTGCTTCAGGTTTGTGAACATGAAACGGACGATACATCCATTATTCATTCGCCGCGCGCTCAGGCATTCACTAGCGGGTTGTTACGGCCGCAGGTTTTTTTTACGAGCGGTTTGCGTGATGGCGTAAGCGATGACGAGTTCGCGGTGGTACGTATGCACGAAGAGGCGCATGTTCGGCGTCTCGACCCGCTTCAGAAGCTGCTATTTGCACTGCTCGCTGGATTCTTTCCTGGTAGCCAGCGGAATTATCTCAACCGGCAGATGATGCTGTGCATGGAGCAGTGTGCTGACGAGCAGGTGTGTCGCAGTGGCTGGAGTGAGACTTTTGTGGCTCAAACGCTGGTCAAAGTGACTCGCTTGTCGAATGGTATGCCGGCTGCCAAGGCGTCATCTGCTCTTTGTTGCCATTTCGCGGCGGATCAGTTGAACGCCCGAATCCATTACCTGTTAGCGGATGACAAGGGACGTTCTTTCTCGCCTCTGCTGGTGGGCATCCTGTTTATTTTTCTTTCTGGCTGTTGCCTGTTTTCGGTGGATGCGCTCCACCACGCCATAGAAACCCTGTTCTCTCACTAA
- a CDS encoding HupE/UreJ family protein yields the protein MPLFAHGIDDATKVFLEGNEGVSIIPFLYIGAKHMVTGYDHLLFLVGVIFFLYRSKDVLIYVSFFTLGHSLTLLFGVLNDTHVNAYLIDAIIGLSIVYKGFDNLGGFKRMLGYQPNTKAAVLIFGLFHGFGLATKLQEFEFSQDGLVANILAFNAGVELGQFLALAFILLAINYWRRFDSFLRFSTATNALLMSGGMMLVGFQMTGYFVG from the coding sequence ATGCCACTATTCGCGCATGGCATCGACGACGCTACAAAAGTATTTTTGGAAGGCAATGAAGGTGTATCCATCATTCCGTTCCTCTACATCGGTGCCAAACACATGGTAACGGGGTATGACCACCTACTGTTTCTGGTGGGGGTTATCTTCTTCCTGTATCGCTCCAAAGATGTACTGATTTATGTCAGTTTCTTCACCCTGGGCCACAGCCTGACGCTGCTGTTTGGCGTATTGAATGACACCCATGTCAACGCCTATCTGATCGACGCGATCATAGGTCTGTCCATTGTCTATAAAGGTTTTGACAATCTGGGTGGTTTCAAGCGGATGTTGGGATACCAGCCGAATACCAAAGCCGCCGTGCTGATTTTCGGTCTGTTCCACGGCTTTGGTCTGGCGACCAAGCTGCAGGAGTTCGAGTTTTCTCAAGACGGCTTGGTGGCCAATATTCTCGCATTCAATGCGGGCGTTGAGCTTGGTCAGTTCCTGGCACTTGCCTTCATCCTCCTCGCGATCAATTACTGGCGCCGGTTTGACAGCTTCCTGCGCTTCTCCACGGCAACTAATGCGCTGTTGATGAGCGGCGGCATGATGCTGGTGGGCTTTCAGATGACCGGCTACTTCGTTGGCTGA
- a CDS encoding efflux RND transporter permease subunit: MLEYLIRTSIHNRVLVLAVVALLCGLGIWNFTRLPIDAVPDITNVQVVINTEAPGYTPLEVEQRVTFPVENAMAGLPSLAYTRSVSRYGLSQVTVIFEDGTDIYFARQLVNERLASARSALPSGLEPELGPIATGLGEIFMFTVDAEPGATNEDGSEVTPTDLRTVHDWIIRPQLLRVPGVVEVNPIGGFKREILVAIEPESLLAFGLTQEDLIRAIEANNQNRGVGFIEHSGAQWLLRVPGQAETVETLKDFLVAEVDGVPVRLGDVAEIGEGREMRTGAATQNGREVVMSTIFMLVGENSRTVAHAVGKKLDEVKASLPPGITATAVYDRTGLVDKTLRTVRTNLLEGALLVIVILFLLLGNVRAAVLTALVIPIAMLMTVTGMVQTRVSANLMSLGALDFGLLVDGAIIIVENCLRRLSQSSRENGALDVKERLELVYQATREVIRPAMFGVFIITAVYLPIFALSGVEGKMFHPMATTVVIALLSAMLLSVTFVPACIALLFRKPVEEKENRALNKLSDWYRPVLEFAIRARFLVVAVAAALVLVFGYAATRLGSEFVPNLDEGDIAMHALRIPGTSLDQAVSLQESLESRIRELPEVERVFAKIGTAEVATDAVPPSVADNFIILKPRDQWPDPDKPKEEFVNELAELVEPVPGNRYEFLQPIQMRFNELLAGVRAELAIKVFGDDFAQLEELGNAIEAAIGNVEGIADIQLEQTTGLPLLTIVPDRAALAQYGLDVNAVQDQLATAMGGTVAGRFYEGDRRTDIVVRLPEALRGDVDGLARLPIHRANSDYVPLEEVASLELVTGINQVFRENGKRRVVVTANVRGRDLGSFVADVQRAISDNVEMPAGYWIEYGGTYQTLQSAAQRLSVVVPVTLALIMGLLLLALGSFKDAGIIFTGVPLALTGGVLSLMLRDIPFSISAAVGFIALSGVAILNGLVMVSFIRDLRHQGYSVDKAIVEGALIRLRPVITTALVASLGFVPMALNTGIGSEVQRPLATVVIGGIISSTILTLVVLPALYRILHGNEAAQESSEADKAVSPAGNA, translated from the coding sequence ATGCTTGAGTACCTGATTCGGACTTCGATCCACAACCGCGTGCTGGTGCTGGCCGTCGTCGCTTTGCTATGTGGGTTGGGCATTTGGAACTTTACCCGGTTGCCGATCGACGCGGTACCCGATATTACCAATGTGCAAGTGGTCATCAATACCGAAGCACCGGGCTACACACCGCTTGAAGTCGAACAGCGGGTGACCTTCCCGGTGGAAAATGCGATGGCCGGGCTCCCGAGCCTGGCGTATACCCGCTCGGTGTCACGTTACGGTCTTTCCCAGGTCACCGTGATTTTTGAAGACGGAACCGACATCTATTTCGCACGCCAGCTGGTCAACGAGCGCTTGGCCAGTGCGCGTAGTGCACTTCCTTCGGGGCTTGAACCGGAACTAGGGCCTATTGCTACCGGCCTCGGTGAGATTTTCATGTTCACCGTGGATGCGGAACCTGGCGCGACTAATGAAGATGGTTCTGAAGTGACACCCACGGATCTTCGCACGGTGCACGACTGGATTATTCGTCCTCAGTTGTTACGTGTTCCCGGTGTGGTCGAGGTCAATCCGATTGGAGGCTTCAAGCGCGAAATTCTTGTCGCGATCGAGCCTGAAAGCCTGCTGGCGTTCGGCCTGACTCAGGAAGATCTGATCCGCGCGATTGAGGCGAACAACCAGAATCGCGGTGTCGGCTTTATTGAGCACAGTGGTGCTCAGTGGCTGCTGCGTGTTCCCGGCCAGGCCGAGACCGTAGAGACCCTGAAAGACTTTCTGGTGGCGGAAGTTGACGGTGTGCCGGTACGTCTAGGCGACGTTGCCGAGATCGGTGAGGGTCGTGAAATGCGCACCGGTGCCGCTACCCAGAACGGTCGTGAAGTGGTCATGAGTACCATCTTCATGCTGGTGGGGGAAAATAGTCGTACTGTCGCACACGCCGTGGGTAAAAAGCTTGATGAGGTGAAGGCGAGCCTGCCACCGGGTATTACTGCAACTGCTGTTTACGACCGCACTGGCCTGGTCGATAAAACCCTGCGCACTGTGCGGACCAACCTGCTTGAGGGCGCGTTGCTGGTCATCGTCATCCTATTCCTTTTGCTGGGCAATGTGCGCGCGGCTGTTCTTACGGCACTGGTGATCCCCATCGCCATGCTGATGACTGTTACGGGAATGGTACAGACGCGGGTCAGTGCCAATTTGATGAGCCTGGGTGCACTGGACTTCGGGTTGCTGGTGGATGGAGCCATCATCATTGTCGAGAACTGCCTGCGGCGCTTGAGCCAGTCCAGTCGGGAGAATGGTGCGCTGGATGTAAAAGAGCGCCTGGAGCTGGTTTATCAGGCCACCCGAGAGGTGATTCGTCCGGCCATGTTCGGGGTGTTCATCATTACCGCGGTGTATCTGCCGATCTTTGCGCTGTCCGGCGTGGAAGGAAAAATGTTTCACCCGATGGCGACCACGGTAGTTATTGCACTGCTGTCAGCGATGTTGTTGTCCGTGACGTTTGTTCCCGCTTGCATTGCGTTGTTGTTCCGCAAGCCAGTGGAAGAGAAGGAAAACCGGGCACTCAATAAGCTGAGCGACTGGTATCGCCCGGTGCTGGAGTTTGCGATTCGCGCCCGTTTTCTCGTGGTAGCGGTGGCTGCCGCACTGGTGCTGGTGTTTGGCTATGCCGCCACGCGTCTGGGCAGTGAGTTTGTGCCGAACCTGGACGAAGGCGATATCGCTATGCATGCATTGCGGATTCCCGGCACTTCCCTGGATCAGGCGGTTTCCCTGCAGGAATCCCTTGAATCGCGCATTCGGGAACTGCCCGAAGTCGAGCGGGTATTTGCCAAAATCGGTACTGCAGAAGTGGCCACCGATGCGGTACCGCCGAGTGTTGCGGACAACTTCATCATTCTCAAGCCGCGCGATCAGTGGCCCGACCCGGACAAGCCCAAAGAAGAGTTCGTCAATGAGCTGGCGGAGCTTGTAGAACCCGTGCCGGGCAACCGCTACGAATTCCTGCAGCCCATTCAGATGCGTTTTAACGAGTTACTCGCGGGGGTTCGTGCGGAGCTGGCGATCAAGGTCTTTGGCGATGACTTTGCACAGCTCGAAGAGCTGGGCAATGCGATTGAGGCAGCGATCGGGAACGTGGAAGGCATTGCCGATATCCAGCTGGAGCAGACCACCGGCTTGCCGCTGCTCACCATCGTGCCGGATCGTGCGGCATTGGCGCAGTACGGCCTGGATGTGAATGCTGTGCAGGACCAGCTGGCGACGGCGATGGGCGGTACCGTGGCCGGGCGCTTCTACGAGGGCGACCGCAGGACCGATATCGTGGTGCGCTTGCCGGAAGCCCTGCGCGGTGATGTCGACGGTCTGGCCAGGTTACCCATCCATCGTGCGAATAGCGATTATGTCCCGCTCGAAGAAGTAGCGTCGCTGGAGCTGGTTACCGGTATCAATCAGGTGTTCCGTGAGAACGGGAAGCGCCGCGTGGTGGTCACGGCCAATGTTCGGGGCAGGGATCTTGGTAGCTTTGTTGCGGATGTGCAGCGGGCGATTTCCGACAATGTTGAAATGCCTGCTGGTTACTGGATTGAATACGGCGGCACCTACCAGACACTGCAGTCAGCGGCACAGCGCCTGTCCGTTGTGGTACCGGTGACTCTGGCTTTGATTATGGGATTGCTGCTACTGGCTCTGGGCTCATTCAAAGATGCCGGAATCATCTTTACCGGTGTGCCCCTGGCTCTGACCGGCGGTGTGCTGTCGTTGATGTTGCGTGATATCCCGTTCTCTATTTCTGCCGCGGTAGGTTTTATCGCGCTATCGGGTGTCGCCATTCTTAACGGGCTGGTCATGGTTTCGTTTATCCGTGACCTTCGCCACCAAGGCTACAGCGTCGATAAAGCAATTGTCGAAGGTGCCCTGATCCGGTTACGGCCGGTTATCACGACTGCGCTTGTGGCGTCGCTGGGGTTCGTGCCCATGGCGCTCAACACGGGAATCGGCTCAGAGGTGCAGCGTCCGTTGGCGACAGTGGTGATCGGCGGCATCATTTCCTCAACGATATTGACACTGGTCGTGCTACCGGCGCTTTACCGGATACTGCATGGTAACGAGGCGGCACAGGAATCATCGGAGGCCGATAAAGCGGTCAGTCCAGCAGGGAACGCGTGA
- a CDS encoding cupredoxin domain-containing protein, translated as MNLLINLLGLALIVGIVWWFWLSKRAAPAAVAPAASVIMVKDGVYEPERIQVPAHEETTLHFLREDPSPCAEYVVFADLDVSAQLAVGEETEVKLPAMEAGEYPFACQMQMYRGTLVVA; from the coding sequence ATGAATTTGTTGATCAATCTGCTGGGTTTGGCACTGATCGTTGGCATCGTCTGGTGGTTCTGGTTGAGTAAAAGGGCGGCGCCGGCGGCCGTGGCTCCCGCCGCATCCGTGATTATGGTCAAGGATGGGGTCTATGAGCCGGAGCGAATTCAAGTACCCGCCCATGAGGAAACTACGTTGCACTTCCTTCGAGAGGATCCTAGTCCCTGTGCCGAATATGTGGTGTTCGCAGATCTGGATGTAAGCGCGCAGCTAGCGGTGGGCGAGGAGACCGAGGTAAAACTGCCGGCGATGGAAGCGGGGGAATACCCCTTTGCCTGTCAGATGCAGATGTATCGCGGGACTTTGGTGGTGGCATAG
- a CDS encoding efflux RND transporter periplasmic adaptor subunit, protein MKPVIFSSLILAFVLSFGMGYSIEVQAAGAAAEGGEPEPEKGPNRGRMLRDDDFALELSIFETGVPPEFRVWVTDDGKAVDPNKVDLKVVLTRLGGVEDHIRFAAQGDFLRGDTVIYEPHSFMVTITANYNGKDHRWQYDNFEGRTRIEPSIAEAMDIGTGIAGSAVLKETSKAYGRLTMNPERVRLISARFDGTVESVKVGLGERVGKGQPLIAINSNENLKTYTINSPIEGVVLQRQANPGEQTEGRTLLTIADSNALLAELDVFPALRTRIKYGAPVALNVRGIDGQLEGEVRQIDTIIRPNQSSVVRVALKNPPATLAPGAFVSGDIQVAEYEVPLAVKRSGLQAFRDFTVVYAKVGDEYEVRMLDLGREAGEWVEVLGGLEPGTEYVTENSYIIKADIEKSGASHDH, encoded by the coding sequence ATGAAACCTGTGATTTTTTCCAGCCTGATCCTGGCTTTCGTACTTTCCTTTGGGATGGGCTACAGCATAGAGGTACAGGCCGCCGGCGCTGCAGCAGAAGGTGGTGAGCCAGAACCAGAGAAAGGTCCGAACCGTGGCCGTATGTTGCGCGATGACGATTTCGCCCTGGAGCTGAGCATTTTTGAAACCGGTGTACCGCCCGAGTTTCGCGTTTGGGTTACCGATGATGGTAAGGCGGTAGATCCAAATAAAGTGGACCTCAAGGTTGTGTTGACCCGTCTCGGCGGTGTGGAGGATCACATCCGTTTTGCCGCGCAAGGTGACTTTCTGCGTGGCGACACGGTGATTTACGAGCCGCACTCTTTCATGGTCACGATTACCGCGAACTACAACGGCAAAGATCATCGCTGGCAGTACGACAATTTCGAAGGCCGTACCCGGATTGAGCCGAGCATCGCAGAAGCGATGGATATTGGCACCGGTATCGCTGGCTCGGCAGTGCTGAAGGAAACCAGCAAGGCCTACGGACGACTGACAATGAACCCGGAGCGGGTGCGCCTGATCAGTGCTCGATTTGATGGCACTGTGGAGTCGGTGAAGGTGGGGCTTGGTGAGCGCGTTGGCAAAGGCCAACCCCTGATCGCAATTAACAGTAACGAAAACCTGAAGACCTACACCATCAACTCCCCGATTGAAGGTGTGGTGCTGCAGCGCCAGGCAAACCCTGGGGAGCAGACGGAAGGGCGCACCTTGTTGACGATTGCAGACAGTAACGCGCTGCTGGCGGAATTGGATGTATTCCCGGCACTGCGTACGCGCATCAAATACGGCGCACCGGTTGCGCTGAATGTGCGCGGCATTGATGGGCAGCTCGAAGGCGAAGTACGCCAGATCGACACCATCATTCGCCCCAATCAATCCAGTGTCGTACGTGTCGCGCTTAAAAACCCTCCGGCTACACTCGCCCCTGGTGCATTTGTCTCCGGTGATATCCAGGTCGCTGAATACGAGGTGCCACTGGCAGTGAAGCGATCCGGACTGCAGGCGTTCCGCGATTTTACCGTGGTCTACGCCAAAGTGGGTGACGAGTACGAAGTGCGCATGCTGGATCTTGGGCGCGAGGCCGGAGAATGGGTTGAGGTACTCGGAGGGTTGGAGCCCGGCACAGAGTATGTAACTGAGAACAGCTACATCATCAAAGCCGATATTGAAAAATCCGGCGCCTCCCACGATCACTAA
- a CDS encoding BlaI/MecI/CopY family transcriptional regulator, with product MRLGDLEKQVLHYLWDEGSADAKQVHAHLSKARGGSLNTIQSTLDRLFKKGLLAREKLGHAFQYRPAVERYAFVGQLIQDVTREFVDDDDGLVAAFTSISSDLSESQLEQLEQLIEQQKARRQKGGDA from the coding sequence ATGCGGCTGGGTGATCTCGAAAAGCAGGTTTTGCACTATCTCTGGGACGAAGGTTCTGCAGATGCCAAGCAGGTGCATGCCCACCTCAGTAAGGCTCGTGGCGGCTCGCTAAATACCATTCAAAGCACCCTAGACCGACTGTTCAAAAAAGGGCTCCTGGCCCGCGAGAAGCTGGGGCATGCTTTCCAGTACCGCCCCGCTGTAGAACGGTATGCTTTCGTCGGTCAGCTTATTCAAGACGTTACCCGAGAGTTCGTCGATGACGACGATGGTCTTGTCGCCGCATTCACATCCATTTCTTCTGATCTTAGTGAGTCCCAGCTGGAGCAGCTTGAGCAGCTGATTGAGCAGCAAAAGGCCAGGCGCCAAAAAGGTGGTGACGCGTGA